The genomic region CCGCTCCGTTCACCGGCCGTTGACGCTCCGTCAATCACCCACCTCTACTGTCCTGACGTTCGACCCGCCGGGCCGGCCGGTCCGGCGGGCCCGCACGTCACCCCGTGGAGTGATCGTGGAACGTCGGACCTTCTTGCGCACAGCGGTGATCGGCTCATCGGCGGCGGCCTTCGGCGGCACCCTGTGGCGGGGTGCCGCCTTCGCGGATCCGGCCCAGCCGGCCGCGGGCCCCTACGGTGCGCTGCAGGCGGCGAACAGCAACGGCATCCTGCTGCCGAGCGGCTTCACCAGCAGGATCATCGCCCGCTCCGGGCAGACCGTCCCGGGCACCTCGTACACCTGGCACAGCGCCCCCGACGGCGGTGCCACGTTCACCGACGGCAGCGGCTGGATCTACGTCTCCAACGCGGAGGTGTCCGCGAGCAGCGGCGGCGGAGCGAGCGCGGTGCGCTTCAGCTCCTCCGGGACCGTCACCTCGGCGTACCGGATCCTGTCCGGCACGAACACCAACTGCGCGGGTGGCCGGACCCCGTGGAACACCTGGCTCTCCTGCGAGGAGGTCACCCGCGGCTCCGTGTACGAGACCGACCCGTGGGGGGTGAACGCCGCCGTGCAGCGCCCCGCCATGGGCCGTTTCAAGCACGAGGCCGCGGCCGCGGACCCCGACCACGGCTACGTCTACCTGACCGAGGACGAGACGGACGGCCGCTTCTACCGCTTCCGCCCCACCACCTGGGGAAACCTCTCTTCCGGCACGCTCCAGGTGCTGGTGGCGGGCACCGGAACCTCGGGCCCGGTGACCTGGACGACGGTTCCCGACCCGGACGGATCGCCCACCCAGACCCGCTACCAGGTCTCCGGCGCCAAGGTGTTCAACGGCGGCGAGGGCTGCTTCTACGCGGCGGGCACCTGCTGGTTCACCACCAAGGGCGACAACCGGGTGTGGGCGTACGACGCGAACGCCTCGTCCCTCTCGCTCGCCTACGACGACTCGCTCGTCACGGGCGGCGGCGCCCCGCTGACCGGCGTCGACAACGTCACCCGGGCCGCCTCCGGTGACCTGTACGTCGCGGAGGACGGCGGGAACATGGAGATCTGCCTCATCACCCCGGACGACACGGTCGCCCCCTTCCTGCGGATCAGTGGCCAGTCGGGCTCGGAGATCACCGGTCCGGCCTTCTCCCCGGACGGCCGGCGGCTCTACTTCTCCTCGCAGCGCGGGACGAGCGGCAGCTCGTCCGGCGGCATCACCTACGAGGTCACGGGGCCGTTCCGCTCCTGATCCACCCCGCACGGCAGCGGTCGCGGCGCCGGCTCCGCGGCCGCTGTCCGACCGGGTGTCAGGCCTGGCCCTCGACCGCCGCCGGGTCCATCCAGATGACCTCCCAGATGTGGCCGTCCGGGTCCTGGAACGAGCGGCCGTACATGAAGCCCATGTCCTGGGTCTCGTTGGCGGGCGAGCCCCCTGCGGCGAGCGCGGCGTCGGCCATCTCGTCGACCTTCTCGCGGCTCTCCGCGCTCAGGGCGAGGAGGACCTCGGTCGTTCTCGACGCGTCGGCGATCTCCTTCTTGGTGAAGTCCTTGAAGCGGGGCTCGCTGATCAGCATGGCGAAGATCGTGTCGCTGATGACCAGACAGGCCGTCGACTCGTCGCTGAACTGCGGGTTGAAGCCGAAGCCGAGCTTCGAGAAGAAGTTCTTGGTCGTCCCGAGGTCCTTGACCGGCAGGTTCACGAAGATCATCTGAGGCATGGTTCCCAACTCTTCCGTCCGGCACCCTGGGTGCTCCCGCGCGCTCGGTGCGAGCGCTTACGAGGGGTAGACGACGGCGGCGACCAGAACTCATCGCTCCGGACGCGGACAGTTCTCCGCGCGCCGTGGGCCCGCGCCCCGTAGGCCCATCCAGCGTCTCGGACCATGAGCGG from Streptomyces sp. QL37 harbors:
- a CDS encoding DUF839 domain-containing protein; this encodes MERRTFLRTAVIGSSAAAFGGTLWRGAAFADPAQPAAGPYGALQAANSNGILLPSGFTSRIIARSGQTVPGTSYTWHSAPDGGATFTDGSGWIYVSNAEVSASSGGGASAVRFSSSGTVTSAYRILSGTNTNCAGGRTPWNTWLSCEEVTRGSVYETDPWGVNAAVQRPAMGRFKHEAAAADPDHGYVYLTEDETDGRFYRFRPTTWGNLSSGTLQVLVAGTGTSGPVTWTTVPDPDGSPTQTRYQVSGAKVFNGGEGCFYAAGTCWFTTKGDNRVWAYDANASSLSLAYDDSLVTGGGAPLTGVDNVTRAASGDLYVAEDGGNMEICLITPDDTVAPFLRISGQSGSEITGPAFSPDGRRLYFSSQRGTSGSSSGGITYEVTGPFRS
- a CDS encoding VOC family protein, whose product is MPQMIFVNLPVKDLGTTKNFFSKLGFGFNPQFSDESTACLVISDTIFAMLISEPRFKDFTKKEIADASRTTEVLLALSAESREKVDEMADAALAAGGSPANETQDMGFMYGRSFQDPDGHIWEVIWMDPAAVEGQA